A region of Planktomarina temperata RCA23 DNA encodes the following proteins:
- a CDS encoding isovaleryl-CoA dehydrogenase: MFTASMRFDLGEDIHALQTLVHRFAQEQIKPLAADVDRDNQFPAQLWKQLGDLGVLGVTVDEDFGGGGLGYLAHTVVIEEIARASASVSLSYGAHSNLCVNQINLNGTPEQKRKYLPKLISGDHVGALAMSEAGAGSDVISMSLRAEKRNGYYRLNGNKFWITNGPDADVLVVYAKTDPEAGSRGLTAFLIERDMVGFSTSGHFDKLGMRGSNTAELIFDNVEVPFENVLQQEGAGAKVLMSGLDYERVVLAGIGLGIMAACLDEVMPYVAERKQFGQPIGSFQLMQGKIADMYTAMNSARAYVYEVAKACDRGEVTRQDAAACCLFASEEAMKQAHQAVQALGGAGFLNDAPVARLFRDAKLMEIGAGTSEIRRMLVGRELMGKML, encoded by the coding sequence ATGTTTACAGCCAGTATGCGTTTCGATCTAGGAGAGGATATCCACGCTCTTCAGACATTGGTGCATCGTTTTGCGCAGGAACAGATTAAACCCTTGGCTGCCGATGTGGATCGCGACAATCAATTTCCTGCGCAGCTGTGGAAGCAATTGGGGGATCTTGGGGTCCTTGGGGTCACCGTAGATGAAGACTTTGGCGGCGGCGGCCTGGGCTATTTGGCCCATACGGTGGTGATTGAAGAAATCGCCCGAGCCTCGGCCAGTGTCAGCCTGTCCTACGGGGCGCATTCGAATCTTTGCGTCAATCAGATCAACCTTAATGGAACCCCAGAGCAAAAACGAAAATATCTGCCCAAACTTATCTCTGGCGATCACGTTGGCGCATTGGCGATGAGTGAGGCGGGCGCGGGCTCGGATGTGATCTCGATGAGCCTAAGGGCTGAAAAGCGCAATGGATACTATCGGCTCAATGGCAATAAATTCTGGATCACCAATGGACCAGATGCCGATGTCTTGGTGGTTTATGCCAAAACAGATCCCGAGGCCGGATCGCGCGGTTTGACCGCTTTTTTGATTGAACGCGATATGGTGGGGTTTTCCACCAGCGGTCATTTCGACAAGCTGGGCATGCGCGGGTCGAATACGGCGGAGCTGATCTTTGACAATGTGGAAGTCCCCTTTGAGAACGTGCTGCAACAGGAGGGTGCCGGAGCGAAGGTCCTTATGTCTGGCCTGGACTATGAGCGCGTGGTCCTGGCCGGTATTGGCTTGGGTATCATGGCGGCCTGTTTGGATGAGGTCATGCCCTATGTGGCAGAACGCAAGCAATTCGGCCAACCGATTGGCAGTTTTCAACTCATGCAGGGTAAAATCGCCGATATGTATACAGCGATGAACTCGGCGCGGGCCTATGTCTATGAGGTGGCCAAAGCCTGTGATCGGGGTGAGGTGACACGCCAAGACGCGGCGGCCTGCTGCCTCTTTGCCAGTGAAGAGGCTATGAAACAGGCTCACCAAGCCGTGCAAGCGCTGGGCGGGGCAGGATTTTTGAACGATGCACCCGTGGCGCGGCTGTTTCGGGATGCAAAATTGATGGAAATCGGTGCCGGGACGAGCGAAATTCGTCGCATGTTGGTTGGCCGAGAATTGATGGGAAAAATGTTATGA